The following coding sequences are from one Halomonas sp. HAL1 window:
- a CDS encoding DksA/TraR family C4-type zinc finger protein — translation MAGGWAKDGAEQEQMESTLEDAVQRARSQLPRGESLETCEECGEPIPEARRKAIPGVRLCVECQSELDKKQSSFSGYNRRGSKDSQLR, via the coding sequence ATGGCAGGAGGATGGGCGAAAGATGGCGCCGAACAAGAGCAGATGGAGAGCACGCTGGAGGATGCGGTGCAGCGTGCGCGTAGCCAATTGCCTCGCGGCGAAAGTCTTGAGACTTGTGAGGAGTGTGGCGAACCCATTCCCGAAGCGCGCCGCAAGGCAATTCCAGGCGTTCGGCTCTGCGTGGAATGCCAGAGTGAACTAGATAAAAAGCAGTCGAGCTTTAGTGGCTATAATCGCCGCGGCAGCAAAGATAGCCAGCTACGTTAA
- a CDS encoding DeoR/GlpR family DNA-binding transcription regulator, which translates to MRQFERRQQLLQRIHSQGRQSVDSLADEFGVSVQTLRGDIRHLADKGLVLRRQGEVLPFPEQENIGYDQRQIVNVAGKRQIAARAASLVQNHQALFLGTGTTVEQLADALSDKQGLHIMTNNLHALIKLCQLKCELVVAGGRVRRRDQDVIGGDAWRFFQRYRADVGIVSVGGMDSHGQLYDYNDDEVMAREALLAHAGYRVLVLDKTKFDLPLRCAAGQLGDYDAVVTDVPLPDKLRSPLAAQGVRFLG; encoded by the coding sequence ATGCGCCAGTTCGAACGTCGACAACAGCTATTGCAGCGGATCCACTCACAAGGGCGCCAGTCGGTAGACAGCCTGGCAGATGAGTTTGGGGTTTCTGTGCAAACCCTGCGTGGAGATATTCGCCACCTGGCTGATAAGGGCTTGGTGCTGCGCCGCCAAGGTGAGGTGCTGCCGTTTCCCGAGCAGGAAAACATCGGCTACGACCAGCGTCAGATTGTCAATGTGGCGGGTAAACGGCAGATTGCGGCGCGTGCAGCGAGCTTGGTACAGAATCATCAAGCACTTTTTTTAGGCACGGGCACTACGGTTGAACAGTTGGCCGATGCGCTGAGTGATAAGCAAGGTCTGCATATCATGACCAATAACCTGCATGCGCTGATTAAGCTGTGCCAGTTGAAGTGTGAGTTAGTGGTGGCCGGTGGGCGAGTGCGTCGTCGTGACCAGGATGTGATTGGCGGCGATGCCTGGCGATTTTTTCAGCGCTACCGTGCCGACGTGGGGATTGTTTCGGTGGGGGGAATGGATAGCCATGGCCAGCTTTATGACTACAACGACGACGAAGTGATGGCGCGCGAGGCGCTATTAGCCCATGCCGGTTATCGTGTGCTGGTGCTGGATAAAACCAAGTTTGACCTGCCACTACGCTGCGCCGCGGGACAGTTGGGGGATTACGATGCGGTAGTGACCGATGTGCCGCTGCCAGACAAACTACGCAGCCCGTTGGCTGCCCAAGGCGTTCGGTTTCTGGGTTAG
- a CDS encoding ABC transporter ATP-binding protein, translating into MAGLTIDRVTKRFGEQTAVDALSLTINPGEFVALLGPSGCGKTTMLRMLAGFETINDGSIQLGNRTLASADTHMPPEQRNMAMVFQSYALWPHMSVADNVGYPVKLRGLRGAAYHQKVQQALALVELDAYADRMPQALSGGQRQRVALARCLVSDPSVVLLDEPLANLDRHLRATMEQSFRDFHQRTGATLVYVTHDQTEAMALADKIAVMKAGKLVQWGAPETLYRQPRTAWVAGFIGQGSQLKVAAGNPGKLLEGSSLMRGLNAIESERTQTVLVRPEHIQISTTPSSSAAPTHSQLAAQVESVIFRGERYELTLRLPSGETLLAYHHSPPDLGSQVAVDLHQGWCLEPDQ; encoded by the coding sequence ATGGCAGGGCTAACGATCGATCGTGTCACCAAACGCTTTGGCGAGCAGACGGCAGTCGATGCACTGTCGCTGACGATCAACCCAGGCGAGTTTGTCGCCCTGCTCGGCCCCAGCGGCTGTGGCAAAACTACCATGCTACGCATGCTGGCAGGTTTTGAGACGATCAACGACGGCAGCATTCAATTAGGCAATCGCACCCTGGCCAGTGCCGATACCCATATGCCTCCAGAGCAGCGCAATATGGCCATGGTGTTCCAGTCCTATGCGCTATGGCCGCATATGAGCGTGGCGGACAACGTGGGCTACCCGGTCAAACTGCGAGGCCTGCGCGGGGCGGCGTATCACCAAAAGGTGCAGCAGGCCCTTGCCCTGGTGGAGCTCGATGCCTACGCCGACCGCATGCCCCAGGCCCTTAGCGGTGGCCAACGCCAGCGCGTCGCCCTGGCGCGCTGCCTGGTCAGCGACCCGTCGGTGGTACTGCTGGATGAGCCACTGGCCAACCTTGATCGCCACCTACGCGCCACCATGGAGCAAAGCTTCCGCGATTTTCACCAGCGAACTGGCGCCACGCTGGTCTATGTCACTCACGACCAGACCGAAGCCATGGCGCTGGCAGACAAAATCGCCGTAATGAAAGCGGGCAAACTGGTTCAGTGGGGAGCCCCTGAAACCCTTTACAGGCAACCGCGCACCGCCTGGGTAGCGGGATTTATCGGTCAGGGCAGCCAATTAAAAGTTGCCGCTGGCAATCCTGGAAAATTGCTTGAGGGCTCCTCCTTGATGCGTGGTCTGAACGCTATCGAGTCCGAGCGCACTCAAACGGTACTGGTGCGCCCAGAGCATATTCAGATCAGCACGACGCCCTCTTCCTCAGCGGCTCCTACTCATAGCCAGCTTGCCGCTCAGGTAGAAAGCGTAATTTTTCGCGGCGAGCGCTATGAGCTCACACTGCGCTTGCCCAGTGGCGAAACCCTGCTGGCCTACCATCACAGCCCCCCTGACCTGGGTAGTCAGGTTGCCGTCGACCTTCATCAGGGCTGGTGTCTGGAGCCCGATCAATGA
- a CDS encoding GlxA family transcriptional regulator, which translates to MTRHVALFAYPDCQLLDVSGPWQVFASANALSPQPLYQLTLIADAVGPVVTNGGLAVHATHTYQQLTRLLPLDTLLVAGGSGVIQQREIATVKQVLGEVAPEVRRLGSICSGAFLLAAAGLLDGCRVTTHWRHAQQLAEEYPALSVEPDALYIESNGRYTSAGVTAGIDLALSLVEADHGADLAGRVARELVVFLQRPGGQSQFSEILRHQQATGPLRRLLDQLHADPSVDHGLDSMADLMAVSPRHLTRLFRRHLNTTPGAYLTQLRLEQARLALLSEREPVSLARLAQRWRLGGAEQLRRQFQRYYGVSPSVYRQRFASSHATCLQESA; encoded by the coding sequence GTGACTCGCCATGTTGCTCTATTTGCCTACCCCGACTGCCAACTGCTGGATGTCAGCGGCCCCTGGCAGGTGTTTGCCAGCGCCAATGCGTTAAGCCCCCAGCCGCTCTATCAGTTGACTCTGATTGCCGATGCCGTCGGCCCGGTTGTCACCAACGGCGGCCTGGCCGTGCATGCTACCCACACCTACCAGCAACTTACTCGTTTACTGCCACTGGATACGCTATTGGTGGCGGGCGGTAGTGGCGTAATACAGCAGCGTGAGATAGCTACCGTGAAGCAGGTGCTTGGTGAGGTCGCTCCAGAGGTGAGGCGGCTAGGTTCTATCTGCTCCGGGGCATTTTTGTTAGCCGCTGCAGGGTTGCTGGATGGTTGCCGCGTCACTACCCACTGGCGCCATGCACAACAACTGGCTGAGGAGTACCCCGCGCTAAGCGTCGAGCCCGATGCGCTGTATATCGAAAGCAACGGTCGCTATACCAGCGCAGGCGTCACGGCGGGTATTGATCTGGCGCTTTCGCTGGTAGAGGCGGATCACGGTGCTGATCTAGCCGGGCGAGTGGCCCGTGAGTTAGTGGTATTTCTGCAGCGCCCAGGTGGGCAGTCGCAGTTCAGCGAGATACTGCGACACCAGCAGGCGACGGGACCTCTACGTCGCTTACTGGATCAACTTCATGCCGACCCAAGTGTGGATCATGGGCTTGATAGCATGGCCGACCTGATGGCGGTTTCTCCACGCCATTTAACCCGGCTGTTTAGACGCCACCTAAATACGACCCCGGGTGCTTACCTGACCCAACTACGCCTTGAACAAGCGCGCCTGGCGCTGCTCAGCGAACGCGAGCCGGTCTCTCTTGCGCGGCTCGCGCAACGCTGGCGACTGGGCGGCGCGGAGCAGTTGCGTCGCCAGTTTCAACGCTACTACGGTGTGTCACCTTCAGTCTATCGCCAGCGTTTTGCGTCTTCCCATGCCACTTGTCTGCAGGAGAGTGCCTGA
- a CDS encoding iron ABC transporter permease — protein sequence MTPALNYDNKYGSQHRWLLSSLLIAIVLLSLAPSLRLLIEALSDLTQGRQSPLWQVLNSASTWRALWHSLYTSGLGMLIALVLGSLFAFAITLTNVRGKAWLVFCFMLPMMIPPQVTALSWLQLFGPASPLLKSIGMAPPLGSPQPLYSAEGVALLLGIQSAPLVFLALRTSLLSLPRELIEAARISGAKQTQVWGHIILPVTRSGMIAGGAMAFISSLGNFGIPAMLGIPAGYYVLPTLIYQRMANFGTGVLAEMAALSLLIGLLALAGVALQQQLMNRSRFGLGGHSGRSHDFTLGRWRPLVTATLVGILLIILVAPLLALVISSLVPAMGVPLNAETATLNAYAEVVGRQGATWRAVNNSLLLAGSAAGVLMLLSLPLAYRLQRLPERWRGVVLSAIEIPYALPGVVLAIACILLFVRPLPIINVALYDTLGLIFIAYLARFLVVCVKPVAASLAQLDPSLEEAAQLAGAGPWSRLGGIILPLVAPALFAGGLLVFLLAVNELTVSALLWSAGNETLGVLIFNLDEGGESVLASAVSVLVVIMVASLMLTLSLLAPRLPKGVIPWQG from the coding sequence ATGACGCCCGCTCTCAACTATGACAACAAGTACGGCAGCCAGCATCGCTGGCTGCTTTCAAGCCTGCTGATCGCCATTGTGCTGCTCAGCCTGGCGCCCAGCCTGCGCCTGCTGATTGAAGCATTGAGCGACCTTACCCAAGGCCGCCAGTCCCCCCTGTGGCAGGTGCTCAATAGCGCCAGCACTTGGCGGGCACTCTGGCATAGCCTGTATACCTCGGGGCTCGGCATGCTGATCGCTCTGGTGCTGGGCAGTCTATTCGCCTTTGCCATCACGCTCACCAATGTGCGCGGAAAAGCGTGGCTGGTGTTCTGCTTTATGCTGCCGATGATGATTCCGCCGCAGGTCACCGCTTTGAGCTGGTTGCAGCTATTCGGCCCGGCCAGCCCCCTACTGAAAAGTATTGGCATGGCACCGCCGCTAGGTAGCCCGCAACCACTCTACTCCGCTGAAGGCGTCGCCTTATTACTGGGTATCCAGAGCGCACCACTGGTGTTTCTGGCCCTGCGCACCAGCCTGCTTTCGCTGCCCCGTGAGCTTATTGAAGCCGCCCGCATTAGCGGCGCCAAACAGACCCAGGTATGGGGTCACATTATTCTACCCGTGACCCGTAGTGGCATGATTGCCGGGGGCGCGATGGCGTTTATCTCGAGTCTCGGCAACTTTGGCATTCCCGCCATGCTGGGTATTCCTGCAGGCTATTACGTGCTGCCCACGCTGATCTACCAGCGTATGGCCAACTTCGGCACCGGGGTGCTGGCAGAAATGGCCGCCCTGTCGCTGCTGATTGGGTTATTGGCGCTAGCCGGGGTGGCGCTGCAGCAACAGCTTATGAACCGTAGCCGCTTCGGGCTGGGCGGCCATAGTGGACGCTCCCACGATTTCACCCTGGGCCGCTGGCGTCCTCTGGTCACCGCTACATTAGTCGGGATCTTATTGATCATCCTGGTCGCGCCGCTGCTCGCCCTGGTCATCAGTTCGCTAGTGCCCGCCATGGGCGTTCCGTTAAACGCCGAGACCGCCACCCTGAACGCTTACGCCGAAGTGGTCGGCCGCCAAGGCGCCACATGGCGGGCGGTCAACAATAGCCTACTCCTTGCAGGTAGCGCGGCAGGGGTGCTGATGCTGCTGAGCCTACCATTGGCTTACCGACTGCAGCGCCTGCCGGAACGCTGGCGGGGCGTGGTACTCAGCGCTATCGAAATACCCTATGCGCTTCCTGGCGTGGTATTGGCCATTGCTTGCATCCTGCTATTTGTCCGCCCGCTGCCGATTATCAACGTAGCGCTATACGACACCCTGGGACTGATTTTTATCGCCTATCTGGCGCGGTTTTTGGTGGTTTGCGTCAAACCCGTCGCCGCCAGCCTGGCGCAGCTGGATCCTTCCCTTGAAGAGGCGGCTCAGCTCGCGGGTGCAGGCCCCTGGAGCCGTCTTGGCGGCATCATCTTGCCGCTGGTCGCGCCCGCGCTGTTCGCAGGCGGCTTGCTGGTGTTCTTGCTGGCGGTCAACGAACTGACCGTGTCAGCGCTGCTCTGGAGCGCCGGAAATGAAACTCTCGGCGTGCTGATTTTCAATCTCGATGAAGGTGGCGAAAGCGTGCTGGCCTCAGCGGTATCAGTGCTGGTGGTGATCATGGTCGCTTCACTGATGCTGACACTCAGCTTGCTGGCACCGCGTTTACCCAAAGGAGTCATCCCATGGCAGGGCTAA
- a CDS encoding MFS transporter, whose translation MPLTVTLLSLCQALLVTGNVLLIAVSPLIGASLAPSASWSTAPVATQWLGLMCATIPASLIMARLGRKRGFMLGNLVGLIGALVAVQALMGERFGLFLLATWLIGIGIGFGQLYRFAAVEAAPAPMRDRAIGLVMGGGVLAAFAGPWLARVSRELGEVPFLGSFVGLAALYALALVVLMRTQLPPASRTHGEGIALPLGKIMRQPGFIVAVSAAMVGYGVMNLAMTATPLAMAGAGHHFNHVSMTIQWHVVAMFLPSFFTGHLATRFGAKRVIVAGCLLLVASALVAQLGISLAGFNVALMLLGLGWNFTFLPATGLLTESYRLVDKARTQAANEFLVFGTAAITALLAGPLVSGLGWATLNLLLIPVALVPLAVLVWQYRTSLANA comes from the coding sequence ATGCCTTTGACCGTTACTTTATTATCACTCTGTCAGGCGCTGCTGGTCACCGGCAATGTCTTGCTGATTGCCGTCTCGCCACTGATTGGCGCATCGTTAGCCCCAAGCGCGTCTTGGTCGACCGCTCCGGTTGCCACCCAGTGGCTTGGACTGATGTGTGCGACCATTCCTGCGTCGTTGATCATGGCAAGGTTGGGCCGTAAGCGCGGTTTCATGCTGGGCAACCTCGTTGGTCTGATCGGCGCGTTGGTCGCCGTGCAGGCGCTGATGGGCGAGCGCTTTGGGCTGTTTTTACTGGCAACTTGGTTAATTGGTATCGGCATTGGCTTTGGCCAGCTCTATCGCTTTGCTGCGGTAGAAGCCGCCCCCGCACCCATGCGTGATCGGGCGATTGGCTTGGTAATGGGTGGCGGTGTGCTGGCCGCGTTTGCCGGGCCATGGCTGGCAAGAGTAAGCCGTGAGCTGGGCGAAGTGCCGTTTCTGGGCAGCTTTGTGGGTTTAGCCGCGCTCTACGCGTTGGCCTTGGTGGTGTTGATGCGGACACAACTACCGCCTGCTTCCCGCACCCATGGCGAAGGCATCGCACTACCGCTGGGTAAGATAATGCGGCAGCCTGGGTTTATTGTGGCAGTAAGCGCGGCGATGGTCGGGTACGGCGTGATGAACCTGGCCATGACCGCCACACCACTCGCCATGGCGGGAGCCGGACACCACTTTAACCACGTTTCAATGACCATTCAGTGGCACGTGGTGGCGATGTTTCTGCCCTCGTTCTTTACCGGGCATTTGGCTACCCGTTTCGGAGCTAAGCGGGTCATTGTGGCAGGTTGCTTGCTACTGGTGGCGAGTGCTTTAGTCGCACAATTGGGTATCAGTTTAGCCGGTTTCAATGTGGCGCTGATGTTGCTGGGGCTGGGTTGGAACTTTACTTTTCTGCCCGCCACCGGGCTGCTCACCGAAAGCTATCGCCTGGTGGATAAAGCCCGCACCCAGGCTGCCAACGAGTTTTTAGTGTTTGGCACAGCGGCTATCACTGCGCTGCTCGCTGGGCCCTTGGTCAGCGGCTTAGGCTGGGCGACACTTAACTTGCTGTTGATTCCCGTTGCGTTGGTGCCCCTGGCAGTGCTGGTTTGGCAATACCGAACCAGCCTGGCAAACGCTTAA
- a CDS encoding ABC transporter substrate-binding protein: MLKRPLLSIPTSALTAAVAVASFSLSAQVAANETLTLYTSQPNSDAQQTVDAFEAAYPDIEVEWVRDGTTRLMTRLRSELAAGVSNPDVLLIADSMTMESLKQEGHLQPYLSDERQAYDADLYDPEGYYYGTKLITTGIVYNTGAEHQPQSWQDLLGPDYEGLVTMPSPLYSGAALIHMAAISANSELGAEYYDSLKANRTEAQGGNGGVFNAVAAGTKPYGIVVDFLPIREAAKGSPVEFVFPEEGVSAVTEPVAILEGSENVDAAQKFVDFVLSQQGQELVSQQGYLPAHNDVAPPEGFPERDSITLMPVDTEQALAQEEELKQRFSDLFGG, translated from the coding sequence ATGTTGAAGCGCCCCCTGTTATCTATTCCAACATCTGCCCTGACGGCTGCCGTTGCGGTAGCCAGCTTTTCCCTGTCGGCCCAGGTAGCGGCGAACGAAACGCTAACGCTCTATACCAGCCAGCCCAATAGCGACGCCCAACAGACCGTTGATGCCTTCGAGGCCGCCTATCCCGACATTGAAGTGGAGTGGGTACGCGACGGTACCACGCGCTTGATGACCCGGCTGCGCTCAGAGCTTGCGGCCGGGGTGAGCAACCCCGACGTACTGCTGATTGCCGACAGCATGACCATGGAATCACTCAAGCAAGAGGGTCATTTACAGCCTTACCTCAGCGATGAGCGCCAAGCCTATGACGCTGACCTGTATGACCCAGAAGGCTACTACTACGGCACCAAGCTGATCACCACAGGGATTGTCTATAACACCGGCGCCGAGCATCAGCCGCAAAGTTGGCAAGATCTGCTGGGGCCTGACTACGAAGGGTTGGTCACCATGCCCAGCCCGCTCTACTCCGGCGCTGCGCTGATTCATATGGCGGCGATTAGCGCTAATTCAGAACTAGGCGCCGAATACTACGACTCTCTGAAAGCCAATCGCACCGAAGCACAGGGCGGCAATGGTGGCGTCTTTAACGCCGTGGCTGCAGGTACCAAGCCCTACGGCATCGTGGTGGACTTCCTACCAATTCGTGAAGCCGCCAAAGGCTCGCCGGTCGAATTCGTGTTCCCGGAAGAAGGCGTGAGCGCGGTGACCGAACCAGTCGCCATTTTGGAAGGTTCTGAGAATGTCGATGCTGCGCAGAAGTTTGTTGATTTTGTGCTTTCCCAGCAAGGCCAGGAGCTGGTCAGCCAGCAGGGCTATCTGCCTGCCCACAACGACGTTGCTCCACCGGAAGGCTTCCCCGAGCGCGATAGCATTACCCTGATGCCGGTTGATACCGAGCAGGCATTGGCGCAGGAAGAAGAACTCAAACAGCGTTTTAGCGACCTCTTCGGCGGGTAA
- a CDS encoding MBL fold metallo-hydrolase, with product MSVHIEILSGLGAKGPAAIVVEAQGKRLLLDAGGALHPDDTISWANNLDIDAVLISHDHIDHIGGVAELAENVPLYCTPLVAKSLPKNRLWHPLPERGSIEVEGITVTTGQAGHSLGGVWLHLAVEGGVFYSGDACFESLVFPFDTPPTARLALLDASYGSFDQPQPACIQAISKHFTQPLAFPVPATGRALEMALWLLEEAKSRGLTLAIDAEIRANLTALLAMPAALRRPGIDAAINNVLARQNDENATLRLISDHDDSPQQWPEHRLLHTGYLTPERQVQLAAGEISWQRWNVHLRASHLVALADQMDASQVVPLFTQLRDNELKAWQGLLGNRLYTSQRFKTDSRTNHFSSLRSFACPQ from the coding sequence ATGAGTGTCCATATTGAGATTCTCAGTGGTTTAGGCGCCAAAGGGCCAGCGGCGATAGTCGTGGAGGCTCAGGGAAAACGCCTGCTGCTAGATGCAGGCGGCGCGCTCCACCCGGATGACACCATCTCCTGGGCGAACAACCTGGATATCGACGCAGTGCTGATTAGCCACGACCATATTGATCATATCGGCGGCGTGGCCGAGTTAGCCGAGAACGTGCCGCTTTATTGCACGCCGCTGGTAGCTAAATCATTGCCCAAGAACCGGCTATGGCACCCCCTGCCAGAACGCGGCTCGATAGAGGTGGAAGGTATTACCGTCACCACCGGTCAAGCAGGGCACTCGTTAGGCGGTGTTTGGCTGCATTTAGCGGTGGAAGGGGGTGTTTTCTACAGCGGCGATGCCTGCTTTGAATCGTTGGTGTTTCCGTTTGATACACCACCAACAGCGCGTCTTGCGCTGCTGGATGCCTCCTACGGCAGTTTTGATCAACCCCAACCTGCGTGCATTCAAGCAATCAGCAAACACTTTACCCAGCCTTTGGCATTTCCCGTGCCTGCCACCGGCCGTGCATTGGAAATGGCGCTGTGGCTGCTTGAGGAAGCTAAATCACGAGGGTTAACGCTCGCGATTGATGCGGAGATACGCGCCAACCTCACCGCCCTGCTGGCAATGCCAGCCGCCCTGCGTCGCCCAGGTATTGATGCTGCAATCAACAATGTGTTGGCACGACAAAATGATGAAAATGCCACGCTGCGGCTGATAAGTGATCACGATGACTCCCCCCAACAGTGGCCCGAACACCGGCTACTGCATACCGGTTACTTAACGCCTGAACGTCAAGTTCAGCTAGCGGCAGGGGAAATAAGCTGGCAACGCTGGAATGTGCATCTGCGCGCCTCGCATCTGGTGGCGCTAGCCGATCAGATGGACGCCTCTCAAGTGGTGCCACTATTTACCCAGCTTAGAGATAACGAATTAAAGGCGTGGCAAGGTCTTCTAGGCAATCGCCTTTACACTTCCCAGCGCTTCAAAACTGATTCCCGTACAAACCACTTTTCCTCTTTAAGGAGTTTTGCATGTCCGCAGTGA
- a CDS encoding HAD family acid phosphatase — MSAVIVDVDGTLAEFHPHQVSDWVLGSQKQWEPFFAHMAEAPVIEAIAKLVNILKAQGQQIVICSGRPDSHREHTLRWLERHSIPFDAMYLRPEGDDHVDDETVKEALLERMRSDGFAPWLVLDDRDAVVAQWRALGLTCLQCAPGDF; from the coding sequence ATGTCCGCAGTGATTGTCGATGTCGACGGCACCTTAGCCGAATTTCATCCTCACCAAGTTAGCGACTGGGTGCTCGGTAGCCAAAAACAGTGGGAGCCCTTCTTTGCCCATATGGCCGAAGCACCTGTGATTGAAGCGATCGCCAAGCTGGTCAACATTCTTAAGGCGCAGGGTCAGCAGATCGTGATTTGCAGCGGTCGGCCGGACAGCCACCGTGAGCATACCCTGCGCTGGCTTGAGCGGCATAGTATCCCCTTTGATGCCATGTACCTACGCCCAGAAGGCGATGACCATGTGGATGATGAAACAGTGAAAGAGGCGCTTCTAGAACGTATGCGCAGCGACGGTTTTGCGCCTTGGCTAGTGCTGGATGACCGCGACGCCGTAGTCGCCCAATGGCGCGCGCTTGGATTAACCTGCCTCCAGTGCGCGCCGGGGGATTTTTAA
- a CDS encoding DMT family transporter produces the protein MLLPLIFILLLVGGAVLAAQSSINGRLGAKAGVIESSWLTFVIGAVLTFLLMFFFEPAQQATLFSVPKWQLTGALFGVVYMLAIVFAVPRVGTAAATVAVISGQLLMSLLIDHFGWLSNAVRPLDASRYIAMALLIGAIGLIYLSHQQRHRRLASQPS, from the coding sequence ATGTTACTCCCTCTTATCTTTATCTTACTGCTCGTCGGCGGTGCGGTACTGGCAGCTCAGTCCTCCATCAATGGCCGTTTGGGTGCAAAAGCAGGCGTCATCGAGAGTTCTTGGCTGACCTTTGTGATCGGCGCCGTCCTAACCTTTTTATTGATGTTCTTTTTTGAGCCAGCACAGCAAGCGACGCTCTTCAGCGTACCCAAATGGCAGCTAACCGGCGCCCTGTTTGGCGTGGTCTATATGTTGGCAATTGTGTTTGCCGTACCCCGAGTAGGCACCGCAGCGGCCACGGTAGCGGTCATTTCTGGCCAACTGTTGATGAGCCTGCTGATTGATCATTTCGGCTGGTTAAGCAATGCCGTGCGACCGTTAGATGCGTCACGCTACATTGCGATGGCGCTGCTCATCGGTGCTATCGGCTTAATCTATCTAAGTCACCAGCAGCGTCATCGTCGACTGGCAAGCCAGCCAAGTTAG
- a CDS encoding YgjV family protein, whose amino-acid sequence MLDNLSHSALAGQLCGLVALVICVVAFASKNDDRLLVLLISANVAFALQFVFFESWTAAALTVLVIVRIVLARRYLGSKAVMAGVLLASSIAAALTWQSWVDMLPVTAMVLGTVGMFLMRGIAMRVFLGLAALAWMLNNLLIGTIGGTIAEGLIVVTNIITIIRLARAKRKYPEVFEDGEQNDPPA is encoded by the coding sequence ATGCTAGACAACCTAAGCCATAGTGCCCTGGCTGGTCAGCTCTGTGGTTTGGTGGCCCTGGTGATATGTGTAGTGGCCTTTGCCAGCAAAAACGATGATCGCCTACTGGTGTTACTGATTTCTGCCAATGTGGCGTTTGCGCTGCAATTTGTCTTTTTCGAGAGCTGGACAGCGGCTGCGCTAACGGTGCTGGTGATAGTAAGGATTGTATTGGCTCGCCGTTACCTGGGAAGTAAAGCCGTGATGGCGGGTGTCTTGCTGGCCAGCAGTATCGCCGCAGCCCTCACATGGCAAAGCTGGGTGGATATGCTGCCGGTGACGGCCATGGTGCTGGGAACCGTTGGCATGTTTCTAATGCGCGGCATTGCCATGCGGGTTTTTCTGGGGCTGGCTGCCCTAGCATGGATGCTGAACAACCTGCTGATTGGCACCATCGGCGGTACTATTGCCGAAGGGCTGATTGTGGTCACCAATATCATTACCATCATTCGGCTGGCGCGCGCCAAACGCAAATACCCTGAGGTATTTGAGGACGGTGAGCAAAACGATCCGCCCGCCTAG
- a CDS encoding DMT family transporter — protein sequence MRHALILLGVLIAGMGLSVEAGLLGPLGEQVGHLSATLSIFMVGALLLSLALVFAPKRQLGALFKQPRWLLTGGILGPVYVIVLTLATPLVGVGMTMVGILCGQVAASVAIDHFGWLGSEQRKVDGYRIGALAMILAALWLM from the coding sequence ATGCGTCACGCACTTATTCTGCTCGGCGTGCTAATTGCCGGGATGGGGCTATCGGTCGAAGCCGGCTTGCTAGGCCCGCTTGGCGAGCAGGTTGGACACTTATCGGCCACCTTGTCGATTTTTATGGTGGGCGCGCTACTGCTCTCACTAGCACTGGTGTTTGCGCCTAAACGACAGCTGGGAGCCCTTTTTAAGCAGCCGCGCTGGCTACTGACGGGCGGCATCTTAGGCCCGGTCTACGTCATTGTGTTAACGCTTGCGACGCCGCTGGTAGGTGTTGGAATGACGATGGTGGGGATTTTGTGCGGCCAGGTAGCGGCCAGCGTCGCTATCGACCACTTTGGCTGGCTGGGAAGCGAACAACGTAAAGTCGATGGCTACCGTATTGGCGCCTTGGCGATGATTCTTGCCGCCCTGTGGTTAATGTAA